Proteins co-encoded in one Pirellulales bacterium genomic window:
- a CDS encoding PIN domain-containing protein — translation MPTTEARSKQYLRSHGRFTFSHISCFEILRGLRKRHAPQRIDRFTQFCQRSELLPVTYEVIDLAATLWADGKQRGVSVEDSDLMIAATAILEKIPLITANPRHFSWIADLQVANWRE, via the coding sequence TTGCCCACCACCGAGGCCCGGTCTAAGCAGTATCTGAGGTCGCACGGAAGATTCACTTTCTCGCACATCTCGTGTTTTGAGATACTACGAGGACTGCGGAAACGTCATGCCCCGCAACGAATCGATCGGTTCACGCAGTTCTGCCAGCGTTCGGAGTTGTTGCCGGTCACCTATGAAGTGATCGATCTTGCTGCGACGCTTTGGGCCGACGGCAAGCAGCGTGGCGTCAGCGTCGAGGATAGTGACCTGATGATCGCGGCCACCGCCATCCTTGAAAAAATTCCGCTGATCACGGCGAACCCGCGACATTTCTCGTGGATTGCGGATCTGCAAGTTGCCAACTGGCGCGAGTAA
- a CDS encoding lactate utilization protein has translation MKREEFLARVRGAAAAGRAYRVHVRDDIPARVGYVGAGPNPAERLAAEMNAVGGFAQLVDSEEAARAALAELLVRYSPKSALCWQHPLLERLGLAALLETHGVEHWSHDLLAPLDQPTARAKMFAAEIGITSATWAIAETGSLLMAATGGRERTASLLPPVHVAIVERAQIVPDLFDAYAQLEAAGVENLASNVTLITGPSKTGDLELKLTTGVHGPGKWHVIIVR, from the coding sequence ATGAAGCGCGAGGAGTTTCTGGCCCGGGTGCGCGGCGCCGCCGCGGCCGGACGGGCCTATCGAGTCCATGTGCGAGACGACATTCCAGCTCGTGTGGGCTACGTCGGTGCGGGACCCAATCCGGCCGAGCGCCTGGCGGCCGAGATGAATGCCGTCGGTGGATTTGCGCAATTGGTCGACAGCGAGGAGGCCGCCCGTGCAGCGCTGGCCGAGTTGTTGGTGCGCTACTCGCCCAAATCGGCGCTTTGCTGGCAGCACCCACTGCTCGAACGACTGGGCCTGGCGGCGCTGCTCGAGACGCACGGCGTCGAACATTGGTCGCACGATCTTTTGGCGCCACTCGACCAGCCCACCGCCCGGGCAAAGATGTTCGCCGCCGAGATCGGCATTACGAGCGCGACCTGGGCGATTGCCGAGACCGGCTCGCTGCTGATGGCTGCCACGGGGGGCCGCGAGCGCACGGCGAGCTTGCTCCCTCCGGTTCATGTGGCGATCGTCGAGCGGGCGCAGATCGTGCCCGACCTGTTCGATGCCTACGCACAGCTCGAGGCCGCTGGTGTCGAGAACTTGGCCAGCAACGTGACGCTCATCACCGGTCCCAGCAAGACGGGGGATCTCGAGTTGAAGCTGACGACCGGAGTTCACGGGCCGGGCAAGTGGCATGTAATTATCGTCCGGTGA
- a CDS encoding iron-sulfur cluster-binding protein yields the protein MTDYAVHEHEEFLTAADEALADPSLQSALSMLADTLGQRNKDAFAELSDSGLLRDRARAIKDATLAELDRHLETLEASVNRRGGQVHYAADGADACQTIAGIIRAAGGRHVVKSKSMTTEEIHLNRALEAEGFHVVETDFGEYILQVAGQRPSHLVAPAVHLRIPQVAKILGDDAGEQLPEDAEKLAAYARRTLRKEFARADVGISGANFAVAETGTVVLVTNEGNGRLTTSMPRVHIALLGMEKVIPQLADLPVFLKVLARAATGQKLSIYTSMITGRRQPGELDGPDEFHLVVLDNGRSRILGGPLRESLFCIRCGACLNACPIYRNIGGHAYGGVYAGPIGAVLTPLYSGLTHHPHLPHASSLCGACQAACPVKIAIPEMLVQLREQLHREPSQANRVENAIYRLWAAMLRRPRLYRLATWLATRTIGRWPGGWIRHLPGLGGWTGARDFPAPAPESFRDWWHREGQA from the coding sequence ATGACCGACTACGCCGTCCACGAGCACGAAGAGTTTCTCACCGCCGCGGATGAGGCCCTGGCCGACCCGTCGCTGCAATCGGCGCTGTCGATGCTGGCCGACACGCTCGGCCAGCGCAACAAGGATGCCTTTGCCGAGTTGTCGGACTCGGGCCTGTTGCGCGATCGTGCGCGCGCGATCAAGGATGCCACGCTCGCCGAACTGGATCGGCATCTTGAGACGCTCGAGGCAAGCGTCAATCGTCGCGGCGGCCAGGTGCATTACGCGGCCGACGGCGCCGATGCGTGCCAGACGATCGCCGGCATCATCCGTGCCGCGGGGGGGCGGCATGTCGTCAAATCGAAGTCGATGACGACCGAAGAGATTCATCTCAATCGCGCGCTCGAGGCCGAAGGGTTCCACGTCGTCGAGACCGATTTTGGCGAATACATCCTGCAAGTAGCCGGTCAGCGGCCTTCGCATCTGGTGGCCCCTGCCGTTCACTTGCGCATTCCCCAGGTGGCCAAGATTCTTGGCGACGATGCGGGGGAACAATTGCCCGAAGATGCCGAGAAGCTGGCCGCGTATGCGCGCCGCACGCTGCGAAAAGAATTTGCCCGTGCCGACGTGGGGATCAGCGGCGCGAATTTCGCCGTGGCCGAGACCGGCACGGTCGTGCTGGTGACGAACGAGGGGAACGGCCGCCTAACCACGAGCATGCCGCGCGTCCACATCGCGCTGCTGGGCATGGAAAAGGTCATTCCCCAGCTGGCCGATCTGCCCGTGTTCCTCAAAGTGCTCGCACGCGCGGCGACCGGTCAAAAACTTTCGATCTACACGTCGATGATTACCGGCCGGCGTCAACCGGGCGAACTGGATGGCCCAGATGAGTTTCATCTCGTGGTGCTCGACAACGGGCGCTCGCGCATTCTCGGCGGTCCGCTGCGCGAGAGCCTGTTCTGCATTCGCTGCGGCGCTTGTTTGAACGCCTGTCCGATCTATCGCAACATCGGCGGCCATGCCTACGGCGGCGTCTATGCTGGCCCAATCGGCGCGGTGCTCACGCCGTTGTACTCGGGCCTGACGCATCACCCCCACTTGCCGCATGCCTCGAGCTTGTGCGGGGCATGTCAGGCAGCCTGCCCGGTGAAGATCGCCATTCCCGAGATGCTCGTGCAACTCCGCGAGCAACTGCACCGCGAACCATCGCAGGCCAACCGGGTCGAGAATGCGATCTATCGTTTGTGGGCCGCGATGCTGCGGCGGCCGCGACTGTACCGGCTGGCCACGTGGCTGGCGACGCGCACCATCGGACGCTGGCCGGGTGGGTGGATCCGACACCTGCCGGGCTTGGGGGGCTGGACCGGCGCGCGCGATTTCCCTGCCCCCGCGCCCGAGAGCTTCCGCGACTGGTGGCACCGCGAGGGGCAGGCATGA